One segment of Phaeacidiphilus oryzae TH49 DNA contains the following:
- a CDS encoding histone-like nucleoid-structuring protein Lsr2, which produces MAQKVQVLLVDDLEGGEADETVTFALDGVAYEIDLTHENAGKLRELLQPYTEKGRKQSGRIGSGRSRGRGTRSVGTSQDTAKIRAWAKENGYEVNDRGRVPGNIREAYEKAHS; this is translated from the coding sequence GTGGCCCAGAAGGTTCAGGTACTTCTTGTCGACGATCTCGAGGGTGGCGAGGCGGACGAGACCGTGACGTTCGCTCTTGACGGGGTTGCCTACGAGATCGACCTCACCCATGAGAATGCCGGGAAGCTGCGCGAGCTCCTCCAGCCCTACACCGAGAAGGGCCGCAAGCAGAGCGGCCGTATCGGCTCCGGGCGGAGTCGCGGCCGCGGCACCCGTTCTGTGGGCACCTCCCAGGACACCGCGAAGATCCGTGCCTGGGCGAAGGAGAACGGATACGAGGTCAACGACCGGGGCCGGGTCCCCGGCAATATCCGTGAGGCCTATGAGAAGGCCCACAGCTGA
- a CDS encoding trypco2 family protein, whose translation MTEQPPAVDLTTAVAAVRDQLTAAAEAAGDSPLRFEVGPITMEFAVEFTQDRSAKGGLKAWVLTAEAEARRATATTHRITFTLTPTTPTGPLDIHHPHPGDTRLFTPRRNDA comes from the coding sequence GTGACCGAGCAGCCCCCCGCCGTCGACCTCACCACAGCCGTCGCCGCCGTCCGCGACCAGCTGACCGCGGCGGCCGAGGCCGCCGGCGACTCCCCCCTCCGCTTCGAGGTCGGCCCGATCACCATGGAGTTCGCCGTGGAGTTCACCCAGGACCGCTCCGCCAAGGGCGGCCTCAAGGCCTGGGTCCTCACCGCCGAGGCAGAGGCCCGCCGCGCCACCGCCACCACCCACCGCATCACGTTCACCCTCACCCCCACCACCCCGACCGGCCCCCTGGACATCCACCACCCCCACCCAGGCGACACCCGCCTCTTCACCCCCCGCCGCAACGACGCCTGA
- a CDS encoding BlaI/MecI/CopY family transcriptional regulator — protein MARQLGELENEIMTRVWQWNRPVMVREVLEDLLREREIAYTTVMTVMDKLYQKGWLRRDREGRAYRYEPVSTREAYTAALMNDAWATADNPAAALVHFFGMMTPEQQESLRDALRVLSPETDSDQTGSDESAPDSPDTPDSADTGVAGGADNEKPETGTSR, from the coding sequence ATGGCGCGTCAACTCGGCGAACTCGAGAACGAGATCATGACCCGGGTGTGGCAGTGGAACCGCCCGGTGATGGTCCGAGAGGTTCTGGAGGACCTGCTCCGGGAGCGCGAGATCGCCTACACCACGGTGATGACGGTGATGGACAAGCTCTACCAGAAGGGCTGGCTGCGCCGGGACCGGGAAGGCCGTGCGTACCGGTACGAACCGGTGTCGACGCGGGAGGCGTACACCGCCGCGCTGATGAACGACGCCTGGGCGACCGCGGACAACCCGGCGGCGGCCCTGGTGCACTTCTTCGGGATGATGACTCCGGAACAGCAGGAGTCCCTCCGCGACGCCCTTCGTGTGCTCTCTCCCGAGACCGACTCGGATCAGACCGGCTCGGACGAGAGTGCTCCGGATAGCCCGGATACACCGGATAGTGCGGATACCGGCGTCGCCGGCGGCGCGGATAACGAGAAGCCGGAGACCGGCACTTCGCGATAG
- a CDS encoding SRPBCC domain-containing protein, which produces METDGTAFRLRFTRRLGHPQHAVWRALTDPEQLAAWFPQRIEGLDGDPAGIWRTGAEITFRDPQGRGPAFTGEVLAFEPETLVEFSWGTDTIRLELAADGADASVLTLLDTLEQHGTGARNAAGWHECLDYLGCALDGRKPDFRPGQRWAQTHPRYVRALGPEAATIGPPPGRQPPSE; this is translated from the coding sequence CTGGAGACGGACGGGACCGCCTTCCGCCTCCGCTTCACCCGCCGGCTCGGCCACCCGCAGCACGCCGTCTGGCGCGCCCTCACCGACCCCGAGCAGCTCGCGGCGTGGTTCCCGCAGCGGATCGAAGGGCTCGACGGCGACCCCGCCGGCATCTGGCGGACCGGCGCCGAGATCACCTTCCGCGATCCGCAGGGCCGCGGCCCGGCCTTCACCGGGGAGGTCCTCGCCTTCGAGCCGGAGACCCTGGTGGAGTTCTCCTGGGGCACCGACACCATCCGCCTCGAACTGGCCGCGGACGGCGCCGACGCCAGCGTCCTCACCCTCCTCGACACCCTGGAGCAGCACGGCACCGGCGCCCGCAACGCGGCCGGCTGGCACGAGTGCCTGGACTACCTCGGCTGCGCGCTCGACGGCCGGAAGCCGGATTTCCGGCCCGGGCAGCGCTGGGCACAGACCCACCCCCGCTATGTGAGGGCACTGGGCCCGGAGGCCGCCACCATCGGCCCGCCGCCGGGCCGGCAGCCCCCGTCCGAGTGA
- a CDS encoding ArsR/SmtB family transcription factor, which translates to MTTTFPASSIFEVLAEPRRRRILELVRDGERSVGELADALRVSQPSVSKHLRVLREARLVDVRTDRQRRYYRLAQDPAPLRELDDWLAPYRASWGSSLDRLEAHLDSQAGDERT; encoded by the coding sequence GTGACGACCACCTTCCCGGCGTCCTCGATCTTCGAGGTGCTCGCCGAGCCCCGCCGCCGCCGGATACTCGAGCTGGTCCGGGACGGCGAACGCTCGGTGGGCGAACTGGCCGACGCCCTGCGGGTCAGCCAACCCTCGGTCTCCAAGCATCTGCGGGTGCTGCGCGAGGCCCGGCTGGTCGACGTCCGCACGGACCGCCAGCGGCGGTACTACCGCCTGGCCCAGGACCCGGCCCCGCTGCGGGAACTGGACGACTGGCTGGCGCCGTACCGGGCCTCCTGGGGCAGCAGCCTGGACCGCCTCGAAGCCCATCTCGACAGCCAAGCAGGCGACGAACGGACCTGA
- a CDS encoding NACHT domain-containing protein, with amino-acid sequence MDLHLAAVLGPPQGSGCLLTPRLVLTAAHVLAGRDTAEVSVPGGNGPQSCRVVHRVHDERTDIALLAAAEPLTACSCRFEGWARSEDAQDRPARAVGFPRVGRDARGSLDTEEFTGRLKPLSSALRGTLVLEGDQHPPLATGPGTSPWAGMSGAPVLVGDLLAGVVREDPAGWAHSRLVVGPLEPLLADEEFTAACRRHGYAPARVPLPRPAAPADFDSRLRDYLARQAGRLNVIGIGEETWPLDAGYLSLELLDRSPEPVGPDPEPDPAPSLPVASTLRAEQALSGRSRVLLRGSAGSGKTTLLQWLTVATARRRLPEPLSDLGDCVPLMLRLRALVRRPELPAPEELLSAVAKPLSGLPEAAGWVTGALTEGRALLLIDGVDEVPEADRERTRAWLADLLAAFPYARYVVTTRPSAVREGWLAAQEFTELELQPMSRADVARFIARWHAAAAPDGRLDALRDALTSAVAAKPDLGRLATNPLMCALMCALDRDRRGFLPDDRMELYAAALEMLLVRRDRERAITPVTSGLDLTLHQQTLLLQRLAHWLITNGEAEMSSGRALRIIGDLIPSLRLPDGTEPPAILDHLLLRSGLLRRPTSDSVDFVHRTFQDYLGSQSLIDNADLGLLVRNAHDDQWRDVLRMAVHHARPYERAELLDRLLRRAAEEPPELRDRLHLVAAACLEHATALAPETRERVERAAATLIPPRDAQQARDLARCGPVVLDLLPGPDGLTDEQALAVVTTATTLGRERAIHLLARYTQHPSIAVRAQLASSWAQFDQDQYAREIIARLWCGPDPETGAVPLFVVDCADDLAFLASLGGRERVRVEGGIEVADLADLPTPALRSLDLSDNPYPLDLGLLRRARRLDRLALLACGGGTDLRPLAELRALRSLVIPADTSVTGLDVLAKLTRLRFLNLNHALPEEATTLEGLPPGLDHLILGTATLTRTLLRGLERQRRLSRFRFPGETIEPGPDRLPLTRLPGLRHLEVLVERGDLIARSPVLPQVQRLTLLNPHRLTDLAPLAAVYPGLRRLDLPAEHVPDGDPLPGVAISALAHRVKEPAP; translated from the coding sequence GTGGATCTGCACCTCGCCGCCGTACTCGGCCCGCCGCAGGGGAGCGGCTGCCTCCTCACCCCGCGACTGGTGCTCACCGCCGCCCATGTGCTGGCCGGCCGGGACACCGCCGAGGTGAGCGTCCCCGGCGGGAACGGCCCGCAGTCCTGCCGGGTGGTCCACCGGGTCCACGACGAGCGGACGGACATCGCCCTGCTGGCCGCCGCGGAGCCGCTGACCGCCTGCTCCTGCCGGTTCGAGGGCTGGGCCAGGTCCGAGGACGCCCAGGACCGGCCGGCCCGGGCCGTCGGCTTCCCCCGAGTCGGCCGGGACGCCCGCGGATCGCTCGACACCGAGGAGTTCACCGGCCGGCTCAAGCCCCTGTCCTCGGCCCTCCGGGGCACCCTCGTCCTGGAGGGCGACCAGCATCCTCCCCTCGCCACCGGCCCCGGCACCTCCCCATGGGCCGGGATGTCCGGCGCCCCGGTCCTGGTGGGCGACCTCCTCGCCGGGGTGGTCCGCGAGGACCCGGCGGGCTGGGCGCACAGCCGCCTGGTGGTGGGCCCGCTCGAACCCCTCCTGGCGGACGAGGAGTTCACCGCGGCCTGCCGCCGCCACGGGTACGCCCCGGCCCGCGTCCCCCTCCCGCGCCCCGCCGCCCCGGCGGACTTCGACTCCCGCCTCCGCGACTACCTCGCCCGCCAGGCCGGCCGGCTGAACGTGATCGGCATCGGCGAGGAGACCTGGCCGCTGGACGCCGGATACCTGTCGCTGGAACTCCTCGACCGCAGCCCGGAGCCGGTCGGCCCGGACCCCGAGCCCGATCCGGCCCCCTCCCTCCCGGTCGCCAGCACCCTCCGCGCCGAGCAGGCGCTCTCCGGGCGGAGCCGGGTGCTGCTGCGCGGCAGCGCGGGTTCCGGCAAGACCACCCTCCTCCAGTGGCTGACCGTGGCCACCGCCCGGCGCCGGCTCCCGGAACCGCTGTCCGACCTGGGCGACTGCGTGCCCCTGATGCTCCGGCTGCGCGCCCTGGTCCGGCGGCCCGAACTCCCCGCCCCCGAGGAGCTTCTGAGCGCCGTGGCCAAACCGCTCTCCGGGCTGCCCGAGGCGGCCGGCTGGGTGACCGGGGCCCTCACCGAGGGCCGCGCGCTGCTGCTGATCGACGGCGTGGACGAGGTCCCGGAGGCCGACCGCGAGCGCACCCGCGCCTGGCTCGCCGACCTCCTCGCCGCCTTCCCGTACGCCCGGTACGTCGTCACCACCCGCCCCTCCGCGGTCCGCGAAGGCTGGCTCGCCGCCCAGGAGTTCACCGAACTCGAACTCCAGCCGATGAGCCGCGCCGACGTCGCCCGCTTCATCGCCCGCTGGCACGCGGCGGCCGCCCCCGACGGCCGACTCGACGCCCTGCGCGACGCCCTCACCTCCGCCGTCGCCGCCAAGCCGGACCTCGGCCGGCTGGCCACCAACCCCCTGATGTGCGCGCTGATGTGCGCCCTCGACCGGGACCGCCGAGGCTTCCTCCCCGACGACCGGATGGAGCTCTACGCCGCCGCCCTGGAGATGCTGCTGGTCCGCCGCGACCGCGAGCGGGCCATCACCCCCGTCACCAGCGGCCTCGACCTCACCCTCCACCAGCAGACGCTGCTCCTCCAGCGCCTCGCCCACTGGCTGATCACCAACGGCGAGGCCGAGATGTCCAGCGGGCGCGCCCTGCGGATCATCGGCGACCTGATCCCCAGCCTCCGCCTGCCGGACGGCACCGAGCCGCCCGCGATCCTCGACCACCTCCTGCTCCGCTCGGGCCTGCTGCGCCGGCCCACCTCGGACAGCGTGGACTTCGTCCACCGCACCTTCCAGGACTACCTGGGCTCGCAGTCCCTGATCGACAACGCCGACCTCGGCCTGCTGGTCCGCAACGCCCACGACGACCAGTGGCGGGACGTCCTGCGGATGGCCGTCCACCACGCCCGTCCGTACGAGCGCGCGGAACTCCTCGACCGCCTCCTCCGCCGGGCCGCCGAGGAACCCCCCGAGCTGCGCGATCGCCTCCATCTGGTGGCCGCCGCCTGCCTGGAGCACGCCACCGCGCTCGCCCCCGAGACCCGGGAGCGCGTCGAGCGGGCGGCCGCCACCCTGATCCCGCCCCGGGACGCCCAGCAGGCCCGCGACCTCGCCCGCTGCGGCCCGGTCGTCCTCGACCTCCTCCCGGGCCCCGACGGGCTCACCGACGAGCAGGCCCTCGCGGTCGTCACCACCGCCACCACCCTCGGCCGGGAACGGGCGATCCATCTGCTGGCCCGCTACACCCAGCACCCCTCGATCGCGGTCCGTGCCCAACTGGCCTCCTCCTGGGCTCAGTTCGACCAGGATCAGTACGCCCGCGAGATCATCGCCCGGCTCTGGTGCGGCCCGGACCCGGAGACCGGGGCGGTCCCGCTCTTCGTCGTCGACTGCGCCGACGACCTGGCGTTCCTCGCCTCGCTCGGCGGTCGGGAACGGGTCCGCGTCGAGGGCGGCATCGAGGTCGCCGACCTCGCCGACCTGCCGACCCCGGCCCTGCGCTCCCTGGACCTCTCCGACAACCCCTACCCGCTCGACCTCGGCCTGCTGCGGAGGGCGCGGCGCCTGGACCGGCTGGCCCTCCTCGCCTGCGGCGGCGGGACCGACCTGCGGCCGCTCGCCGAACTCCGCGCCCTGCGCAGCCTGGTGATCCCCGCGGACACCAGCGTCACCGGCCTCGACGTCCTGGCGAAGCTCACCCGCCTGCGCTTCCTCAACCTCAACCACGCCCTCCCCGAGGAGGCCACCACCCTGGAGGGCCTGCCGCCCGGCCTCGACCACCTGATCCTGGGCACCGCCACCCTCACCCGGACGCTGCTGCGCGGGCTCGAACGGCAGCGCCGGCTCAGCCGCTTCCGCTTCCCCGGGGAGACCATCGAGCCCGGCCCGGACCGCCTCCCGCTCACCCGGCTCCCCGGCCTCCGGCACCTCGAAGTGCTCGTCGAACGAGGCGACCTGATCGCCCGCTCCCCCGTACTGCCCCAGGTCCAGCGGCTGACCCTGCTCAACCCCCACCGCCTCACCGACCTGGCCCCGCTGGCCGCGGTCTACCCCGGCCTCCGCCGGCTCGACCTCCCCGCCGAACACGTCCCGGACGGCGACCCCCTGCCGGGCGTCGCCATCAGCGCCCTCGCCCACCGCGTGAAGGAACCCGCCCCGTGA
- the lysS gene encoding lysine--tRNA ligase, whose protein sequence is MAVRGSRPRHPTAQRRTKRTVAQSTSTEAQDWVSRYADDVIAESERRAPGKPVVVASGLSPSGPIHLGNLREVMTPHLVADEIRRRGYEVRHLISWDDFDRYRKVPAGVPGTDESWAEHIGKPLTSVPAPAGSPYPNWAEHFKAAMTEALAALGVEFDGISQTAQYTSGVYREQILHAMRHRADIDAILAQYRTRKAPPKQAQKQQKPADESELAAAEGSGAAGEDDGSGGAGGYYPYKPFCGECGKDLTTVTAYDDETTELTYTCTLDGFTETVRLTEFNRGKLVWKVDWPMRWAYEGVVFEPSGVDHSSPGSSFQVGGQIVGIFGGEQPIGPMYAFVGISGMAKMSSSKGGVPTPLDALEIMEPQILRWLYARRRPNQSFKIAFDQEIQRLYDEWDKLAAKVADGSALAADVAAYRRAVGTAAGELPRTERPLPYRTLASVADVTAGDEAQTLRILSELDPEDPVTDLAVVRPRLDKAEAWISTHVPAESRTVVRSEPDTETLAALDEQGRESIRLLLDGLGEHWSLDGLTHLVYGVPKVQAGFPAEAGPKELPPEIKTAQRSFFALLYHLLVGRDTGPRLPTLLLAVGEERVRRLLGG, encoded by the coding sequence ATGGCCGTGCGCGGATCGCGTCCGCGCCACCCGACCGCACAGAGAAGGACGAAAAGGACCGTGGCCCAGAGCACGAGCACGGAGGCCCAGGACTGGGTCTCCCGTTATGCGGACGATGTCATCGCCGAGTCCGAGCGTCGTGCCCCGGGGAAACCGGTCGTCGTCGCCTCGGGCCTGTCCCCGTCCGGCCCGATCCACCTCGGCAACCTCCGCGAGGTGATGACCCCGCACCTGGTCGCGGACGAGATCCGCCGCCGCGGGTACGAGGTGCGGCACCTGATCTCCTGGGACGACTTCGACCGCTACCGCAAGGTCCCGGCCGGCGTCCCCGGCACCGACGAGTCCTGGGCCGAGCACATCGGCAAGCCGCTGACCTCGGTCCCGGCCCCGGCCGGCTCGCCCTACCCGAACTGGGCGGAGCACTTCAAGGCGGCCATGACCGAGGCCCTCGCGGCCCTCGGCGTGGAGTTCGACGGCATCAGCCAGACCGCGCAGTACACCTCGGGCGTGTACCGCGAGCAGATCCTCCACGCGATGCGGCACCGCGCCGACATCGACGCGATCCTCGCCCAGTACCGCACTAGGAAGGCGCCCCCGAAGCAGGCGCAGAAGCAGCAGAAGCCGGCCGACGAGTCCGAGCTGGCGGCCGCCGAGGGCTCCGGGGCGGCCGGCGAGGACGACGGCAGCGGCGGCGCCGGCGGCTACTACCCGTACAAGCCGTTCTGCGGGGAGTGCGGCAAGGACCTCACCACCGTCACCGCGTACGACGACGAGACGACGGAGCTCACCTACACCTGCACCCTGGACGGCTTCACCGAGACCGTCCGGCTGACCGAGTTCAACCGCGGAAAGCTGGTCTGGAAGGTCGACTGGCCGATGCGCTGGGCGTACGAGGGCGTGGTCTTCGAGCCCTCCGGCGTCGACCACTCCTCGCCGGGGTCCTCGTTCCAGGTCGGCGGGCAGATCGTCGGCATCTTCGGCGGCGAGCAGCCGATCGGCCCGATGTACGCCTTCGTCGGCATCAGCGGGATGGCGAAGATGTCCTCCAGCAAGGGCGGGGTGCCCACCCCGCTGGACGCGCTGGAGATCATGGAGCCGCAGATCCTGCGCTGGCTCTACGCCCGCCGGCGGCCCAACCAGTCCTTCAAGATCGCCTTCGACCAGGAGATCCAGCGGCTCTACGACGAGTGGGACAAGCTCGCCGCCAAGGTCGCCGACGGCAGCGCGCTGGCCGCGGACGTGGCCGCGTACCGCCGGGCGGTCGGCACCGCCGCCGGTGAGCTGCCGCGCACCGAGCGGCCGCTGCCGTACCGCACGCTGGCCTCGGTCGCCGACGTCACCGCCGGGGACGAGGCGCAGACCCTGCGCATCCTCTCCGAGCTCGACCCGGAGGACCCGGTCACGGACCTGGCGGTGGTCCGGCCCCGGCTGGACAAGGCCGAGGCGTGGATCAGCACCCACGTCCCCGCCGAGTCCCGCACCGTGGTCCGCTCCGAGCCGGACACCGAGACCCTGGCCGCGCTGGACGAGCAGGGCCGGGAGTCGATCCGGCTCCTCCTGGACGGCCTCGGCGAGCACTGGTCACTCGATGGGCTGACGCACCTGGTGTACGGGGTGCCGAAGGTGCAGGCGGGCTTCCCGGCCGAGGCCGGGCCGAAGGAGCTGCCGCCGGAGATCAAGACGGCCCAGCGCTCCTTCTTCGCCCTCCTCTACCACCTGCTGGTCGGCCGGGACACCGGCCCGCGCCTGCCCACGCTGCTGCTCGCGGTGGGCGAGGAGCGGGTGCGCCGGCTGCTCGGCGGCTGA
- a CDS encoding amino-acid N-acetyltransferase has translation MEVTIRRARTADVRPIRALVDGYARERILLDKPTVTLFESVQEFWVAERRDTAQVVACGALHVMWEDLAEVRTLAVHSSCRGHGIGHRILDQLVDAARALGVNRIFCLTFEVDFFGKHGFKEIGGAPVEPGVYEELLRSYDEGVAEFLDLERVKPNTLGNTRMLLHL, from the coding sequence ATGGAGGTCACCATCCGCCGTGCGCGGACGGCCGATGTGCGGCCCATCCGCGCGCTTGTGGACGGTTACGCCCGCGAACGCATCCTGCTCGACAAGCCGACCGTCACCCTCTTCGAGTCGGTGCAGGAGTTCTGGGTGGCGGAGCGCCGCGACACCGCCCAAGTAGTGGCTTGCGGCGCTCTCCATGTGATGTGGGAGGACCTCGCCGAAGTCCGCACTCTCGCCGTCCACTCCTCCTGCCGGGGGCACGGTATCGGCCACCGCATCCTCGATCAGCTGGTGGACGCCGCCCGTGCGCTCGGCGTCAACCGTATTTTCTGCCTGACGTTCGAAGTCGACTTCTTCGGCAAACACGGCTTCAAGGAGATCGGCGGCGCCCCGGTCGAGCCCGGGGTGTACGAGGAGCTGCTCCGCTCCTACGATGAGGGCGTCGCCGAGTTCCTCGATCTCGAACGCGTGAAGCCGAACACCCTGGGCAACACCCGCATGCTCTTGCACCTCTGA
- a CDS encoding ATP-dependent Clp protease ATP-binding subunit, with protein MFERFTDRARRVVVLAQEEARMLNHNYIGTEHILLGLIHEGEGVAAKALESLGISLEAVRQQVEEIIGQGQQAPSGHIPFTPRAKKVLELSLREALQLGHNYIGTEHILLGLIREGEGVAAQVLVKLGADLNRVRQQVIQLLSGYQGGKEAATAGGPAEGTPSTSLVLDQFGRNLTQAARETKLDPVIGREKEIERVMQVLSRRTKNNPVLIGEPGVGKTAVVEGLAQAIVKGEVPETLKDKQLYTLDLGALVAGSRYRGDFEERLKKVLKEIKTRGDIILFIDELHTLVGAGAAEGAIDAASILKPMLARGELQTIGATTLDEYRKHLEKDAALERRFQPIQVAEPSLPHTIEILKGLRDRYEAHHRVSITDSALVAAATLADRYISDRFLPDKAIDLIDEAGSRMRIRRMTAPPDLREFDEKIADVRREKESAIDAQDFEKAASLRDKEKQLLQAKQRREKEWKDGDMDVVAEVDEELIAEVLATATGIPVFKLTEEESSRLLRMEDELHKRVIGQKDAIKALSQAIRRTRAGLKDPKRPGGSFIFAGPSGVGKTELSKTLAEFLFGDEDALIQLDMSEFSEKHTVSRLFGSPPGYVGYEEGGQLTEKVRRKPFSVVLFDEVEKAHPDIFNSLLQILEDGRLTDSQGRVVDFKNTVIIMTTNLGTRDISKGFNLGFAAQGDVQTGYERMKAKVGEELKQHFRPEFLNRVDDIVVFHQLSEDDIIQIVDLMAAKVDERLKDRDMGLELRPDAKKLLAKKGYDPVLGARPLRRTIQREIEDMLSEKILFGELRPGHIVVVDVEGEGDDKKFTFHGEEKVPVADAPPVAATGTGAGSGSSASAE; from the coding sequence ATGTTCGAGAGGTTCACCGACCGCGCGCGGCGGGTTGTCGTCCTGGCTCAGGAAGAAGCCCGGATGCTCAACCACAACTACATCGGCACCGAGCACATCCTTCTGGGCCTGATCCATGAAGGTGAGGGTGTCGCCGCTAAGGCCCTGGAGAGCCTCGGGATTTCGCTCGAGGCGGTCCGCCAGCAGGTGGAGGAGATCATCGGGCAGGGCCAGCAGGCCCCGTCCGGGCACATCCCCTTCACCCCCCGGGCCAAGAAGGTCCTGGAGCTGTCGCTCCGCGAGGCCCTTCAGCTCGGCCACAACTACATCGGCACGGAGCACATCCTGCTCGGCCTGATCCGTGAGGGCGAGGGCGTCGCGGCCCAGGTCCTGGTGAAGCTGGGCGCGGACCTGAACCGGGTCCGCCAGCAGGTGATCCAGCTGCTCTCCGGTTACCAGGGCGGCAAGGAGGCGGCGACCGCCGGCGGCCCGGCCGAGGGCACCCCCTCGACCTCGCTGGTCCTCGACCAGTTCGGCCGCAACCTGACGCAGGCCGCTCGGGAGACCAAGCTCGACCCGGTGATCGGGCGCGAGAAGGAGATCGAGCGGGTCATGCAGGTGCTGTCCCGCCGTACCAAGAACAACCCGGTGCTGATCGGCGAGCCGGGTGTCGGTAAGACCGCCGTCGTCGAGGGCCTGGCCCAGGCCATCGTCAAGGGCGAGGTTCCCGAGACCCTCAAGGACAAGCAGCTCTACACGCTTGACCTGGGTGCGCTGGTCGCCGGCTCCCGTTACCGCGGTGACTTCGAGGAGCGCCTGAAGAAGGTGCTCAAGGAGATCAAGACCCGCGGCGACATCATCCTGTTCATCGACGAGCTGCACACCCTGGTGGGTGCCGGCGCCGCCGAGGGCGCGATCGACGCGGCGAGCATCCTCAAGCCGATGCTGGCCCGCGGCGAGCTGCAGACCATCGGCGCCACCACGCTGGACGAGTACCGCAAGCACCTGGAGAAGGACGCGGCCCTGGAGCGCCGCTTCCAGCCGATCCAGGTCGCGGAGCCGTCGCTGCCGCACACCATCGAGATCCTCAAGGGCCTGCGGGACCGGTACGAGGCGCACCACCGCGTCTCCATCACCGACTCCGCGCTGGTCGCGGCCGCCACCCTGGCCGACCGCTACATCTCCGACCGCTTCCTCCCGGACAAGGCGATCGACCTGATCGACGAGGCCGGCTCCCGGATGCGCATCCGCCGGATGACCGCTCCGCCGGACCTGCGCGAGTTCGACGAGAAGATCGCCGACGTCCGCCGGGAGAAGGAGTCCGCGATCGACGCGCAGGACTTCGAGAAGGCCGCTTCCCTCCGCGACAAGGAGAAGCAGCTCCTCCAGGCCAAGCAGCGCCGGGAGAAGGAGTGGAAGGACGGCGACATGGACGTCGTCGCCGAGGTGGACGAGGAGCTGATCGCCGAGGTCCTGGCCACCGCCACCGGCATCCCGGTCTTCAAGCTGACCGAGGAGGAGTCCTCGCGTCTGCTGCGGATGGAGGACGAGCTCCACAAGCGGGTCATCGGCCAGAAGGACGCCATCAAGGCGCTCTCCCAGGCGATCCGGCGTACCCGCGCCGGTCTGAAGGACCCGAAGCGGCCCGGCGGCTCGTTCATCTTCGCCGGCCCCTCCGGTGTCGGTAAGACCGAGCTGTCCAAGACGCTGGCCGAGTTCCTCTTCGGCGACGAGGACGCGCTCATCCAGCTGGACATGTCGGAGTTCTCCGAGAAGCACACCGTCTCGCGGCTCTTCGGCTCCCCGCCCGGATACGTCGGCTACGAGGAGGGCGGCCAGCTCACCGAGAAGGTGCGCCGGAAGCCGTTCTCGGTCGTCCTCTTCGACGAGGTCGAGAAGGCCCACCCGGACATCTTCAACTCGCTGCTGCAGATCCTGGAGGACGGCCGGCTGACCGACTCCCAGGGCCGGGTGGTGGACTTCAAGAACACCGTCATCATCATGACGACCAACCTCGGCACCCGGGACATCTCCAAGGGCTTCAACCTCGGCTTCGCGGCCCAGGGCGACGTCCAGACCGGGTACGAGCGGATGAAGGCGAAGGTCGGCGAGGAGCTCAAGCAGCACTTCCGGCCGGAGTTCCTGAACCGTGTCGACGACATCGTGGTCTTCCACCAGCTGTCCGAGGACGACATCATCCAGATCGTCGACCTGATGGCGGCGAAGGTGGACGAGCGCCTCAAGGACCGGGACATGGGCCTGGAGCTCCGTCCCGACGCCAAGAAGCTGCTCGCCAAGAAGGGCTACGACCCCGTGCTGGGCGCCCGGCCGCTGCGCCGGACCATCCAGCGCGAGATCGAGGACATGCTCTCCGAGAAGATCCTCTTCGGCGAGCTGCGCCCGGGCCACATCGTGGTCGTCGACGTCGAGGGCGAGGGCGACGACAAGAAGTTCACCTTCCACGGCGAGGAGAAGGTCCCGGTCGCGGACGCCCCGCCGGTCGCGGCGACGGGCACCGGCGCCGGCTCCGGTTCCTCCGCTTCGGCGGAGTGA